In Diabrotica undecimpunctata isolate CICGRU chromosome 4, icDiaUnde3, whole genome shotgun sequence, a single genomic region encodes these proteins:
- the Mul1 gene encoding mitochondrial E3 ubiquitin protein ligase 1, which translates to MDYLAESIALGVDSIILAVCIRQYYKKKNAMALIQGAPYLEINKDLKEIVETHPDHKLSYVAIRGTVKALGNPIVSNANPTVTGVVQVLKIKEHVIQRSTAGFWADSERVIQEVHNVMPFALETRGIQIEICDPLGAEVLDMDVISDNFHPTVPSVIDHIWSFFAGIRQRGIQSTEKMLRTGSVITGIGELVAEKDGNLKLQPPTEGGPFYLTNMGVVSLLKKLNSSKSNYRIMCIVFGSIGIVISGFIVKKYLRIKAEKESQEQQRSQLELSRKERRRKIRDEDLNENQICVVCKENPKEIILLPCGHVCLCEDCALGINEFCPICRSHIEKKNVAYVA; encoded by the exons ATGGATTACCTGGCAGAAAGTATTGCCTTGGGAGTAGATTCCATCATTTTAGCTGTCTGTATAAGGCAgtattacaaaaagaaaaatgccaTGGCTTTAATACAAGGTGCTCCctatttagaaataaataaagacCTTAAAGAAATTGTAGAAACTCATCCAGACCATAAGTTATCCTATGTGGCAATTAGAGGAACAGTTAAAGCTCTAGGAAATCCCATAGTAAGCAATGCAAACCCTACAGTGACTGGTGTAGTTCAGGtattaaagattaaagaacaTGTTATCCAAAGAAGTACAGCAGGGTTTTGGGCGGATTCTGAAAGAGTGATTCAAGAGGTTCACAATGTTATGCCTTTCGCTTTGGAAACTAGAGGTATCCAAATTGAAATTTGTGACCCACTTGGTGCTGAGGTTTTAG atatgGATGTAATTTCTGATAATTTCCACCCAACAGTGCCTAGTGTTATTGATCATATCTGGAGCTTTTTCGCTGGCATACGTCAAAGGGGGATTCAATCAACAGAAAAAATGCTCAGAACTGGTAGTGTAATAAcag gaaTTGGAGAACTAGTTGCTGAAAAGGATGGCAATCTAAAACTACAACCTCCTACAGAGGGTGGACCGTTTTATCTAACAAATATGGGAGTTGTTtcgttattaaaaaaacttaatagtTCTAAATCAAACTATAGAATTATGTGTATAGTGTTTGGATCAATTGGCATAGTCATATCAGGttttatagttaaaaaatatttaaggataaaAGCAGAAAAGGAAAGTCAAGAACAGCAAAGATCACAATTAGAACTGTCCAGAAAGGAAAGGAGGAGAAAAATTAGAGATGAAGATTTAAATGAAAATCAAATTTGTGTAGTTTGTAAGGAGAACCCCAAAGAA ATAATTCTATTACCTTGTGGTCATGTATGTTTGTGTGAAGATTGTGCATTAGGGATTAATGAATTCTGTCCAATTTGTCGATCCCACATCGAGAAAAAGAATGTTGCTTATGTTGCATAA
- the Ctu1 gene encoding cytoplasmic tRNA 2-thiolation protein 1 codes for MPLCSAKCGKNAILKRPKTSDVLCKECFFEAFENEVHFTITKAKLFRPNTTVAVAASGGKDSTVLAYVLKTLNEKYHYNLNLVLLSIDEGITGYRDDSLETVKQNRDDYEMPLKIMSYKDLYGWTMDEIVAEIGRKNNCTFCGVFRRQALDRGANLLKVDYLATGHNADDIAETVLMNILRGDLARLSRCTSIITDSGDGIPRVKPLKYCYEKEIVMYAYFKKLIYFSTECIFAPNAYRGHARVLLKDLEKIDPAVIMNIIHSGETIKVNESANMPTLMNCTRCGYVSSQEICKACVLLEGLNKGLPRLGIGKSSKVKRILKENEEKANKTYIKDDQCGDSEDKKCLCSGKQNLRPVKLDGIDIEDLRI; via the exons ATGCCTCTCTGTTCTGCCAAGTGTGGTAAAAATGCTATTTTGAAA aGACCTAAAACATCAGATGTTTTGTGCAAAGAATGTTTTTTCGAGGCATTTGAAAATGAAGTACACTTTACAATTACTAAAGCTAAATTATTCAGGCCTAACACAACGGTAGCGGTTGCCGCCTCCGGTGGAAAAGATTCGACAGTACTAGCATATGTGTTAAAAACACTTAATGAAAAGTACCATTATAATTTAAATCTAGTTCTTCTATCAATCGATGAAGGGATTACTGGATACAGAGACGATAGTTTAGAGACTGTAAAACAAAATCGTGATGATTACGAAATGCCGTTAAAGATTATGTCATATAAGGATCTTTATGGGTGGACTATGGATGAAATTGTTGCAGAG ATAGGAAGGAAGAATAATTGCACATTTTGTGGTGTGTTTAGAAGACAAGCCTTAGACAGGGGAGCAAACTTATTGAAAGTAGATTATTTGGCAACAGGACATAATGCAGATGATATAGCAGAAACTGTTTTAATGAACATTTTAAGAGGTGATCTGGCTAGATTAAGTAGATGTACATCAATTATAACA GATAGTGGAGATGGTATTCCTAGGGTAAAACCTTTAAAATATTGCTATGAAAAGGAAATAGTGATGTatgcatattttaaaaaattaatctatttttcaaCAGAGTGTATTTTTGCACCAAATGCATATAGAGGACATGCACGAGTTTTGCTTAAGGATCTAGAAAAAATTGACCCAGCTGTAATTATGAACATTATACATTCAG gtGAGACCATAAAAGTAAATGAAAGTGCAAACATGCCAACTCTGATGAACTGCACACGTTGTGGGTATGTGTCTTCTCAAGAAATCTGCAAAGCATGTGTTTTATTGGAGGGTTTGAACAAAGGATTACCCAGGTTGGGTATTGGAAAATCGAGTAAGGTCAAGAGGATACTAAAGGAAAATGAAGAGAAAGCTAACAAAACATATATAAAAGATGATCAGTGTGGTGATAGTGAAGACAAAAAATGTTTATGTTCAGGAAAACAAAATTTGAGGCCAGTAAAATTGGATGGGATTGATATAGAGGATTTAAGGATTTAG